From Daucus carota subsp. sativus chromosome 6, DH1 v3.0, whole genome shotgun sequence, the proteins below share one genomic window:
- the LOC108227653 gene encoding deSI-like protein At4g17486: MKFGVKKGSWKAIVPLRLKGKSVARFGLFPKPKSADHCSGSTPVYLNVYDLTPMNGYAYWAGFGIFHSGVEVHGVEYAFGAHDYPTSGVFEVEPRQCPGFKFRKSIYIGTTCMDPDQVREFMEHHAASYNGDTYHLIAKNCNHFCKDICYKLTGKHIPKWVNRLAKIGSIFNFVLPEALKISAVEHDPNYQEYDSDKRRLRSSFSNCLSSISTRQKQLSSSSLFIQSPLKGCLPTWELSRSKKIC, from the exons ATGAAATTTGGAGTAAAGAAGGGATCCTGGAAGGCTATAGTACCACTTCGCTTGAAAGGGAAGTCCGTCGCACGTTTTGGTCTATTTCCCAAACCAAAGTCGGCCGATCATTGTTCTGGAAGTACACCAGTTTATCTCAATGTATATGACTTGACGCCTATGAATGGCTATGCATATTGGGCTGGTTTTGGTATCTTTCATTCTGGTGTGGAAG TTCATGGTGTTGAATATGCATTTGGTGCTCATGACTATCCGACCAGTGGTGTGTTTGAGGTTGAGCCCCGACAATGCCCAGGTTTCAAGTTTAGGAAGTCAATTTATATTGGGACTACATGTATGGATCCTGACCAGGTAAGGGAATTTATGGAGCATCACGCAGCAAGCTATAATGGCGATACTTATCACTTAATTGCCAAGAACTGCAATCATTTTTGCAAAGATATCTGCTACAAATTGACTGGGAAGCATATTCCGAAATGGGTGAATCGACTTGCAAAAATAG GTTCGATCTTCAATTTTGTACTACCTGAAGCCCTTAAAATTTCTGCGGTGGAACATGACCCCAATTACCAAGAATATGATAGTGACAAGAGGAGGCTAAGAAGTAGCTTCAGTAACTGCCTCTCTTCAATCTCAACAAGGCAGAAACAGTTATCTTCATCTTCGTTGTTTATACAGTCTCCATTAAAAGGCTGCTTACCAACATGGGAATTAAGTCGATCGAAGAAAATATGCTGA